GCCCGCGATGATTTCGAAGACGTCTGGCACTGCGAGATGTCTGCCGCGGGTGAGAAACGCCGCTTCCGCGTCGCCGCTGCAGGCGAAACGGCGCGGAACGCTTTGGCGCAGCTGGAGAAGGCGTGTTCATGAGCGACGTCCTCTTGTCCATAGATTGTTCCAACCGCTGGTCCTGTCTGGGACTGGCCGTCGGCGGAAAGATCGCCGGCGAGCGCAATCTCGACCTCGGCCGCGAACAGGCGGCCCGCCTGCCCCTGCTGGCGGCGGAACTGCTGGCCGGACACGGGCTGAAAATTCAGGACGTGGCGTGCGTCGCGGTGACGGTCGGCCCCGGCTATTTTACCGGCATCCGCATCGGCATGGCCTACGCCGCCGGCCTGGCCTTCGCCCTTGGCGTCAGGATTGTGCCGCTGAGCAGCTTGGAGGCGGTGCTTCGTTCCTGCCCTGGCTGGGATTGCGGCGTGAAGGTGCCGCTGATCGCCGCGTCGCGCGAGCTGGCTTTTTCCAGCGTTTACAGGGACGGTTGCCTTGTGCTGGCCGAAAAAGAGCGCACATACGAGGAACT
The nucleotide sequence above comes from Pyramidobacter porci. Encoded proteins:
- the tsaB gene encoding tRNA (adenosine(37)-N6)-threonylcarbamoyltransferase complex dimerization subunit type 1 TsaB — protein: MSDVLLSIDCSNRWSCLGLAVGGKIAGERNLDLGREQAARLPLLAAELLAGHGLKIQDVACVAVTVGPGYFTGIRIGMAYAAGLAFALGVRIVPLSSLEAVLRSCPGWDCGVKVPLIAASRELAFSSVYRDGCLVLAEKERTYEELLSKLREISRDFEMWSVKDARLFASSPREGVQYIANPSGAAHAALALERLHASIKPDELRARYLREPGLGRSL